One genomic window of Sphingomonas sp. C3-2 includes the following:
- the gspJ gene encoding type II secretion system minor pseudopilin GspJ, whose protein sequence is MTARGAERGFTLVELMVALLIFSMLAAAGVALLGASVRGQEAAGKRLDEMAELRRMDTALSVDLGQALPRTSRNEAGDRVPAFEASADDFRIALVRGGWSNPSGSNRSALQKVEYRLVDGRIERTAYAMADGAAALEPAVLMENVTAARLRFRVKGEWFDRWESARADALPQALELVVARTDGAEIRQLFLVGSGN, encoded by the coding sequence ATGACGGCGCGGGGGGCTGAACGCGGCTTCACGCTCGTCGAACTGATGGTGGCGTTGCTGATTTTCAGCATGCTCGCCGCAGCCGGGGTGGCGCTGCTCGGCGCCAGTGTGCGCGGGCAGGAGGCCGCCGGAAAGCGGCTGGACGAAATGGCCGAACTGCGGCGAATGGATACCGCGCTCAGCGTCGATCTGGGGCAGGCCTTGCCGCGTACCAGCCGCAACGAGGCAGGGGACCGGGTTCCGGCGTTCGAGGCTTCGGCCGATGATTTCCGCATCGCGTTGGTCCGCGGGGGGTGGAGCAATCCTTCCGGAAGCAATCGCTCGGCGCTCCAGAAGGTCGAATACCGGCTGGTGGACGGGCGGATCGAACGCACTGCCTATGCGATGGCGGACGGCGCGGCCGCGCTCGAACCCGCGGTGCTGATGGAAAATGTGACGGCCGCGCGGCTGCGCTTCCGGGTGAAGGGCGAATGGTTCGATCGCTGGGAATCCGCCCGCGCCGATGCGCTGCCGCAGGCGCTTGAACTCGTCGTCGCGCGCACAGACGGCGCCGAGATCCGCCAGCTCTTTCTGGTCGGATCGGGCAATTGA
- a CDS encoding type II secretion system protein N, with protein sequence MRPTKFEAGIFAGALAAMLLVFFPMRLAVPSNTLGAFGFAAREVRGSVWAGRFVDTRLGDETVGDLHAWLSPLSLLKGEARFAFRDESDSRRIDLVSSFRGSGVENVDLTVPVRKMFAPLPVESLQLEGVTARFSDGACVEATGRAHASVDPSPLAGVILPQALSGNLRCDGDALSVPLQSQSGMERLTLIIRGDATYRLSFAIPEASPALGAALLGVGFKQVGNGYIFSENGHF encoded by the coding sequence ATGCGGCCGACCAAATTTGAGGCCGGCATCTTCGCCGGGGCGCTTGCGGCGATGTTGCTCGTCTTTTTTCCGATGCGGCTGGCGGTGCCGTCGAACACGCTTGGCGCATTCGGCTTTGCCGCGCGCGAGGTGCGCGGAAGCGTCTGGGCTGGGCGCTTCGTAGACACGCGGCTGGGCGATGAAACGGTCGGGGATCTGCACGCCTGGCTCTCGCCCCTCTCGCTGCTGAAGGGGGAGGCGCGATTCGCCTTTCGCGACGAAAGCGATTCGCGCCGCATCGATCTGGTGTCATCCTTTCGTGGGTCTGGCGTCGAGAATGTCGATCTGACCGTGCCCGTGCGGAAGATGTTCGCGCCCTTGCCGGTCGAATCGCTCCAGCTGGAAGGCGTGACCGCGCGCTTCTCGGATGGCGCCTGTGTCGAGGCGACGGGCAGGGCGCATGCCAGCGTTGATCCGTCCCCCCTTGCCGGTGTGATCTTGCCGCAAGCGCTGAGCGGCAACCTGCGCTGTGATGGCGACGCGCTGTCGGTTCCGCTGCAAAGCCAGTCGGGGATGGAAAGGCTGACCCTGATAATTCGGGGGGACGCCACCTATCGGTTGAGCTTCGCAATCCCCGAAGCATCGCCCGCGCTGGGTGCCGCGCTGCTGGGCGTCGGCTTCAAGCAGGTGGGGAATGGATATATTTTTTCGGAAAACGGCCATTTCTGA
- the gspG gene encoding type II secretion system major pseudopilin GspG codes for MQAVSTETPARVGKKRERGFTLVELMVVIVIIGLLTTIVVINVMPSQQKAMSKKAEADIALLEQALEMYRLDNLVYPAQADGLRALVQPPAGLAQPDRYRPGGYVKRLPDDPWGRPYLYANPGRNGTFDVYSFGADGQEGGEGENADIGNWR; via the coding sequence ATGCAGGCGGTATCGACCGAGACGCCCGCGCGCGTGGGCAAGAAGCGCGAACGCGGCTTCACGCTCGTCGAACTGATGGTGGTGATCGTGATCATCGGCCTGTTGACGACGATCGTCGTCATCAACGTGATGCCCAGCCAGCAAAAGGCGATGTCCAAAAAGGCCGAAGCGGATATCGCGCTGCTCGAACAGGCGCTTGAAATGTACCGGCTCGACAACCTCGTCTACCCCGCACAGGCCGACGGTTTGCGCGCGCTGGTTCAGCCGCCGGCGGGGCTTGCCCAGCCCGATCGCTATCGCCCCGGCGGCTATGTGAAGCGCCTGCCCGACGATCCCTGGGGCCGCCCCTATCTTTATGCCAATCCGGGCCGCAACGGCACGTTCGACGTCTATTCCTTCGGCGCAGACGGCCAGGAAGGCGGCGAGGGCGAGAATGCCGATATCGGCAACTGGCGCTGA
- the gspK gene encoding type II secretion system minor pseudopilin GspK, with protein MNGRPEERGAALLSVLLLVAVMAVLAAAGLEKLRLSTHLAANGAAIDQARAYSQAAEAIALVRIESLLENDAAVTTLAGGWHGRTVDLPLPGGRAQLRVTDGGNCFNLNSLVSGSAEGRTQANPVAAAQFKALMELIEIPPAVAQRIAAAANDWIDSDQVAQPGGAEDEYYGDLASPYLAANVPVQDVSELRVMAGVTPEIYERLRPWVCALPDHELSPINVNTLSPEQAPLFAMLLPGRLDLVTARKMLAQRPAQGYESLVRFWAVPALEALNPGQQVTEQTKLKTRWFTLDITIGLGRTELHETALVDGGLRPARLVRRQWGYPE; from the coding sequence TTGAACGGGCGGCCTGAAGAACGGGGCGCGGCCCTGCTCAGCGTGCTGCTGCTCGTCGCCGTCATGGCGGTGCTGGCGGCGGCGGGGCTGGAAAAGCTCCGCCTGTCGACGCATCTGGCCGCCAATGGCGCCGCGATCGATCAGGCGCGCGCCTATTCGCAGGCGGCCGAGGCGATTGCGCTGGTGCGGATCGAAAGCCTGTTGGAAAACGACGCGGCGGTGACGACGCTGGCGGGCGGCTGGCATGGCCGCACGGTCGATCTCCCGCTTCCCGGCGGGCGGGCGCAACTGCGCGTCACCGACGGCGGCAATTGTTTCAACCTGAACAGTCTGGTGAGTGGATCGGCGGAGGGACGGACCCAGGCCAATCCGGTCGCCGCCGCGCAGTTCAAGGCGTTGATGGAATTGATTGAAATCCCGCCCGCCGTCGCGCAGCGTATCGCCGCGGCGGCGAACGACTGGATCGACAGCGATCAGGTGGCGCAGCCGGGCGGCGCCGAAGACGAATATTATGGCGATCTGGCATCGCCCTATCTGGCGGCCAATGTCCCGGTTCAGGACGTCAGCGAACTGCGCGTGATGGCGGGGGTCACGCCCGAAATATATGAACGGTTGCGGCCATGGGTGTGCGCCTTGCCCGATCACGAGCTGTCGCCGATCAACGTCAACACGCTGTCGCCCGAACAGGCGCCCCTGTTCGCGATGCTGCTGCCCGGGCGGCTCGACCTTGTCACCGCGCGCAAGATGCTCGCGCAGAGGCCCGCGCAAGGCTATGAAAGCCTTGTTCGTTTCTGGGCAGTTCCTGCGTTGGAAGCGCTTAATCCGGGGCAGCAGGTGACCGAACAGACCAAATTGAAGACGCGGTGGTTCACGCTCGACATCACGATCGGGCTCGGCCGCACCGAACTGCACGAAACAGCACTTGTGGATGGCGGCCTTCGCCCTGCACGACTGGTAAGGCGCCAATGGGGCTATCCCGAATGA
- the gspD gene encoding type II secretion system secretin GspD — translation MNRFLVGAATALAIAFAQPLAAQQTLNVRDADIRAFIQDAARVTGRTFIIDQRVQGKVSVVTDRPLSKSEYFEVFLSTLRANGLVAIPTGGGNFRIQPADSAAAQPGRVGTRGSAQNSFVTEVFRLRSIEAPSAVETLRPLVSKEGSVTANRGGNSIVVADYADNIRRIRALIERIDRDGSSTTVIALRNAGAREIATSLQQLVGAGGGGENARGPAAMIVPIDSSNSIALRGDTGTVSRLADIARDLDKRAASGTEIRVIWLEHADAGHLLPVLQQLVGQPVTQAASAPAQSAAGGVLPAAASAVATSNGGGVAALGGVPGRGPAIVTRFEGANAIVISAPADMQRQLGEVVRQLDTRREQVLVEAIIVEMSDIAARQLGVQFLFGGKPGSGMPYGITNYSNVAPRIGVIAGAIGARELDRTTTVINGDVVTTSEGSAISDALDKAAVEELLNASGGIGGMAFNIGSNAIFGAIINAVKSDNKSNILSTPWIYTLDNQEAKILVGQEIPVTTGEALSNNFDNAFRTVQRQNVGIQLEVKPQINAGGAIKLFLRQEVSSIAGPVSSDFSELILNKREIETTITVDDGQIVALGGLLDDNERRTIEKIPFLGDLPGLGALFRSKSRQRNKTNLMVFIRPTIVRDSSDARAIAEQRYGYARRDQLLARPDREPTLDELVRDYMNMAPPIPAEQLPQPAPAGVDPAASADPVIRQNNSSQSIRVDAREQSGGRK, via the coding sequence ATGAACAGATTTCTTGTCGGTGCGGCAACGGCCCTTGCCATCGCGTTCGCCCAGCCGTTGGCCGCGCAGCAGACGCTCAATGTGCGTGACGCGGACATCCGCGCCTTCATCCAGGATGCCGCACGGGTAACCGGACGGACCTTCATCATCGACCAGCGGGTGCAGGGCAAGGTTTCGGTCGTGACCGACCGGCCACTCAGCAAATCCGAATATTTCGAGGTTTTCCTCTCCACTCTCCGGGCGAACGGGCTGGTGGCGATCCCTACCGGCGGCGGCAATTTTCGCATCCAGCCCGCGGATTCTGCCGCCGCGCAGCCGGGGCGGGTGGGCACGCGCGGCAGCGCGCAGAACAGCTTCGTGACCGAGGTTTTCCGCCTCCGCTCGATCGAGGCGCCCTCGGCGGTCGAAACGCTCAGGCCGCTGGTGAGCAAGGAGGGATCGGTCACCGCCAATCGCGGTGGCAATTCGATCGTCGTCGCGGACTATGCTGATAATATCCGCCGGATCCGTGCACTGATCGAACGGATCGACCGCGATGGCTCGTCGACCACGGTGATCGCGCTGCGCAATGCCGGCGCGCGCGAAATCGCGACCTCGCTGCAGCAACTGGTGGGCGCTGGCGGCGGGGGTGAAAATGCGCGCGGCCCTGCGGCGATGATCGTGCCGATAGACAGCAGCAATTCCATTGCCTTGCGCGGCGATACTGGCACGGTTTCGAGGCTTGCGGACATTGCCCGCGATCTCGACAAGCGCGCCGCAAGCGGCACCGAAATCCGCGTGATCTGGCTGGAACATGCCGATGCGGGGCATCTGCTCCCGGTGCTCCAGCAACTCGTTGGGCAGCCCGTTACGCAGGCGGCATCAGCCCCGGCCCAGTCGGCCGCTGGCGGGGTGCTTCCTGCGGCTGCATCTGCCGTGGCGACGTCGAATGGCGGCGGCGTTGCGGCGCTTGGCGGCGTGCCGGGGCGGGGGCCTGCGATCGTGACGCGGTTCGAAGGGGCGAACGCCATCGTCATTTCCGCGCCTGCCGACATGCAGCGCCAGCTGGGGGAGGTGGTGCGGCAGCTCGACACGCGGCGCGAGCAGGTGCTCGTCGAGGCGATCATCGTCGAAATGTCCGACATCGCGGCGCGCCAGCTGGGTGTCCAGTTCCTCTTCGGCGGCAAGCCCGGCAGCGGGATGCCCTATGGCATCACCAACTATTCCAACGTCGCGCCGCGCATCGGCGTGATTGCGGGCGCCATCGGCGCGCGCGAACTCGACCGCACCACCACGGTCATCAACGGCGACGTCGTGACGACGAGCGAAGGCTCCGCGATCAGCGACGCGCTCGACAAGGCGGCGGTTGAGGAACTCCTGAACGCCAGCGGCGGCATTGGCGGGATGGCGTTCAACATCGGTTCGAACGCGATCTTCGGTGCGATCATCAATGCGGTGAAATCAGACAATAAATCGAATATTTTGTCGACGCCGTGGATCTATACGCTCGACAATCAGGAAGCGAAGATCCTGGTCGGCCAGGAAATCCCGGTGACGACCGGTGAGGCCTTGTCCAACAATTTCGACAATGCCTTTCGCACGGTGCAGCGCCAGAATGTCGGCATCCAGCTCGAGGTGAAGCCGCAGATCAACGCGGGCGGCGCGATCAAGCTGTTCCTCAGGCAGGAAGTAAGCTCGATCGCCGGGCCGGTCTCGTCCGATTTCAGCGAACTGATCCTCAACAAGCGCGAGATCGAGACGACGATCACGGTCGACGACGGCCAGATCGTCGCGCTGGGCGGTCTGCTTGACGACAATGAACGCCGAACGATCGAGAAGATCCCGTTTCTCGGTGATCTGCCCGGGTTGGGCGCGCTGTTCCGTTCGAAATCGCGTCAGCGCAACAAGACCAATCTCATGGTCTTCATCCGCCCGACGATCGTCCGCGATTCGAGCGATGCCCGCGCGATCGCCGAACAGCGTTATGGCTATGCCCGCCGCGATCAGTTGCTGGCGCGGCCCGACCGCGAACCGACGCTCGACGAACTGGTGCGCGATTATATGAACATGGCGCCGCCGATCCCGGCCGAACAATTGCCGCAACCGGCACCGGCCGGCGTCGACCCGGCGGCATCGGCCGATCCGGTGATCCGCCAGAATAATTCGAGCCAGTCGATCCGTGTCGACGCACGCGAGCAGAGCGGGGGGCGGAAATGA
- the gspL gene encoding type II secretion system protein GspL yields the protein MNDQDFLILTLGHDDRIGWQKISGAAASAQGDDVATLTHREGRVIAVVPAQDVTMNWAELPGLTQAQARGAARLLAAENSISPIETLHIAVGADEGADGTRAVATVARHLMDRWLGAVQAHGLDPEAIIPASVLVARPDQGFAVASIFGQDMIVGGSSAFADEPVLTQAILGGEIPQRLSEEDVARALPALIDRPLINLRQGDYARSTKWKPDRAAFRRIGVLIAAIIGISALVPVVQILRYNHAAAKVEADTAALARSLVPGAASDAGAIATLQDELTAARGGGAGFAPSTAAVFAAVRSVPNAELTAYDFGLDGTVRISVATQAADDQAAFVASLQKFGFSGQGSAPQQVAGRFVAEYSVRAK from the coding sequence ATGAACGACCAAGACTTCCTGATTTTGACACTGGGCCATGACGACCGGATAGGGTGGCAAAAGATATCCGGCGCGGCCGCGAGCGCGCAGGGCGATGATGTGGCAACGCTCACCCACCGCGAGGGGCGCGTGATCGCCGTCGTCCCCGCGCAGGACGTGACGATGAACTGGGCCGAGCTGCCCGGCCTTACCCAGGCGCAGGCACGGGGCGCCGCGCGCCTGCTCGCGGCGGAAAACAGCATTTCGCCGATCGAGACGCTGCACATTGCCGTGGGCGCGGACGAAGGGGCTGACGGCACCCGTGCGGTGGCGACGGTTGCACGGCATCTGATGGACCGCTGGCTGGGCGCGGTGCAGGCGCACGGGCTCGATCCCGAGGCGATCATTCCCGCCTCGGTGCTGGTCGCGCGGCCTGATCAGGGCTTTGCCGTGGCCAGCATCTTTGGTCAGGACATGATCGTCGGCGGCAGCAGTGCCTTTGCCGATGAGCCGGTGCTGACACAGGCGATCCTGGGCGGCGAAATTCCGCAGCGCCTGAGCGAGGAGGATGTGGCGCGTGCGCTGCCCGCTCTCATCGATCGGCCGCTTATAAACCTGCGCCAGGGGGACTATGCGCGCAGCACCAAATGGAAGCCCGATCGCGCGGCATTCCGGCGGATCGGTGTGCTGATAGCCGCGATCATCGGCATATCGGCACTGGTGCCGGTCGTGCAGATCCTGCGCTACAACCACGCGGCGGCCAAGGTTGAGGCGGATACAGCGGCGCTTGCCCGCAGCCTTGTCCCGGGCGCCGCGAGCGATGCGGGGGCAATCGCCACCCTTCAGGATGAACTGACGGCCGCGCGCGGGGGCGGGGCGGGCTTTGCGCCCAGCACTGCGGCGGTGTTTGCGGCGGTACGCAGCGTCCCCAACGCCGAATTGACGGCCTATGATTTCGGATTGGATGGAACCGTGCGCATCAGCGTGGCGACGCAGGCGGCAGACGATCAGGCGGCCTTTGTCGCCAGCCTCCAGAAATTCGGGTTCAGCGGGCAGGGCTCTGCCCCCCAGCAAGTGGCCGGGCGGTTCGTCGCCGAATATAGTGTGAGGGCGAAATGA
- the gspM gene encoding type II secretion system protein GspM, which translates to MNARWKMWWGERSPREQRMLGVMFALMALVAIWLAVIGMLSAQSNARLRYETALGDHARLAEQADALAAFRKAKPAALGMPLSDFVSRSASETGFVPGPSQPSGADQANITIASARPIALFQWVASLERHGIVPQRLVARANSDRTLNVQVDFRSRAR; encoded by the coding sequence ATGAACGCGCGCTGGAAGATGTGGTGGGGCGAGCGCAGCCCGCGCGAACAGCGGATGCTCGGCGTGATGTTCGCGTTGATGGCGCTGGTGGCGATCTGGCTGGCCGTGATCGGCATGCTGAGCGCGCAGAGCAATGCCAGGTTGCGCTATGAAACCGCGCTGGGCGATCATGCCCGGCTTGCCGAGCAGGCGGATGCGCTTGCCGCCTTCCGCAAGGCCAAGCCAGCAGCCCTTGGCATGCCGCTTTCCGATTTTGTCAGCCGATCGGCATCCGAAACAGGCTTCGTGCCGGGCCCGTCGCAGCCCTCGGGCGCCGATCAGGCCAATATCACCATCGCCTCGGCGCGCCCGATTGCGCTGTTCCAATGGGTCGCCTCGCTCGAACGCCATGGCATCGTACCGCAGCGGCTGGTGGCGCGCGCCAATAGCGACCGGACGCTCAACGTCCAGGTCGATTTTCGGAGCCGGGCTCGGTGA
- the gspE gene encoding type II secretion system ATPase GspE — protein sequence MKIRRGASSNEDGKPPEASAVEAIEPTAPSLLLHIPYGFARKFGIILNEGEGGRFDVAVRQGADPRALLEVRRYVGQPFDVRFVDPGDFDRLLSERYAMDGKAAAAAAGSLGLGEDLDLLATDLPTADDLLDTADDAPAIRLINGIIADAARQGVSDIHIEPYETGLVVRMRIDGVLRETLRMPAHVAPVVVSRIKVMARLDIAERRVPQDGRIGLSLGGKLLDVRVSTLPSRAGERVVLRILDKENSGIDLDVLGMSAETHAVLKSALSEPNGIILVTGPTGSGKTTTLYASLRLLNDGTRNILTVEDPVEYAIEGVGQTQVNAKVGLSFAAGLRAILRQDPDVVMVGEIRDRETAEIAVQASLTGHLVLSTVHTNDAVGAITRMRDMKIEPFLLASTLRAVIAQRLVRRLCGDCRRPVQASGSVGSLLGFDPGTVIYEPVGCASCNHTGFKGRIGVFEAVRVDETIRRLINDGGDEAIIARHAFLRAPNLGAAARKLVREGLTTPEEAVRISRRDAVDA from the coding sequence ATGAAAATCCGGCGCGGGGCTTCGTCGAACGAGGACGGCAAGCCACCCGAGGCGAGCGCCGTCGAGGCTATCGAGCCGACGGCGCCGAGCCTTTTGCTCCATATCCCCTACGGCTTTGCGCGCAAGTTCGGCATCATCCTCAATGAGGGCGAGGGGGGCCGCTTCGACGTCGCCGTGCGGCAGGGGGCGGATCCCCGCGCGCTGCTTGAAGTGCGGCGCTATGTCGGCCAGCCCTTTGACGTGCGCTTCGTCGATCCCGGTGATTTCGATCGGCTGTTGTCCGAACGCTATGCCATGGACGGCAAGGCGGCGGCGGCCGCCGCGGGTTCGCTGGGGCTGGGCGAGGATCTCGACCTGCTGGCGACCGATCTGCCCACGGCGGACGATCTGCTCGACACCGCCGACGATGCGCCCGCGATCCGGCTGATCAACGGCATCATCGCCGATGCCGCTCGGCAGGGCGTGTCCGACATCCATATCGAGCCCTATGAAACCGGGCTTGTCGTGCGCATGCGCATCGACGGCGTGCTGCGCGAGACGCTGCGCATGCCGGCGCATGTGGCGCCCGTGGTGGTCAGCCGCATCAAGGTGATGGCGCGCCTCGACATCGCCGAACGTCGCGTGCCGCAGGATGGCCGCATCGGGCTGTCGCTGGGCGGCAAGCTGCTCGACGTGCGTGTCTCCACGCTTCCCAGCCGCGCGGGCGAGCGCGTGGTGCTGCGTATCCTCGACAAGGAAAATTCGGGCATCGACCTCGATGTGCTGGGCATGAGCGCGGAAACCCACGCGGTTCTGAAAAGCGCGCTGAGCGAGCCCAACGGCATCATCCTCGTCACCGGGCCGACCGGTTCGGGCAAGACCACGACGCTTTATGCCAGCCTGCGTCTTTTGAACGACGGGACGCGCAATATCCTGACGGTCGAGGACCCGGTGGAATATGCCATCGAAGGCGTCGGTCAGACCCAGGTGAACGCCAAGGTCGGTCTCAGCTTTGCCGCGGGCCTGCGTGCAATCCTGCGGCAGGACCCCGATGTCGTGATGGTCGGCGAAATCCGCGACCGCGAGACCGCCGAGATCGCGGTTCAGGCGTCGCTCACCGGGCACCTCGTGCTTTCGACCGTCCACACCAACGACGCGGTGGGCGCCATCACCCGCATGCGCGACATGAAGATCGAGCCGTTCCTGCTGGCTTCGACGCTGCGCGCGGTGATCGCGCAGCGCCTTGTGCGGCGGCTGTGCGGCGATTGCCGGCGCCCGGTGCAGGCATCGGGCTCGGTCGGCTCGCTGCTTGGTTTCGATCCGGGCACGGTCATCTACGAGCCGGTGGGCTGCGCGAGCTGCAACCATACCGGCTTCAAGGGCCGGATCGGCGTGTTCGAAGCAGTGCGCGTCGACGAGACGATCCGCCGGCTGATCAACGATGGCGGCGACGAGGCGATCATCGCGCGCCATGCCTTCCTGCGCGCGCCCAATCTGGGTGCAGCGGCGCGCAAGCTGGTGCGCGAGGGGCTGACCACGCCCGAAGAGGCCGTGCGGATTTCGCGCCGGGACGCGGTGGATGCCTGA
- the gspF gene encoding type II secretion system inner membrane protein GspF, which yields MPDFDYRVLDPAGREKRGSIAAPSLDEARGRLEGRRLYVVQLEPGSGRAARGAALLSSQRVARRRLGSKDLTLFTRQLATLAQVSPLEEALRTISRQTEKPHVARILGAVHGGVVEGRRLSEAMGREPKSFPPLYRAMISAGESSGTLPVILERLSDLMERQAQVRGKVMSALAYPVVLAIVAMFVVIALMMFVVPKVVEQFDSVGQQLPLLTRLVIGLSEFLVNWWWALLLGLALFGVGAWRLLQDPGLRLRFDRGLLGLPLIGRLTRDLHAARMARTLSTMVASRLPLLEGLILTTQTVHNHALRAASEDIVEAIRGGGSLSAALRRAKVFPPLLVYLAASGEAAGKLDIMLERAADYLEREFDGFTATALSLLEPAIIVVMGGLVALIVLSILLPILQLQSLAGI from the coding sequence ATGCCTGATTTCGATTATCGGGTCCTCGATCCGGCGGGCAGAGAGAAACGCGGCAGCATCGCCGCGCCCTCGCTGGACGAGGCCCGGGGCCGGCTTGAAGGACGACGGCTTTATGTCGTGCAGCTGGAACCTGGCAGCGGGCGGGCGGCGCGCGGTGCGGCGCTCCTGTCGTCGCAGCGTGTGGCGCGCCGCCGTCTGGGCAGCAAGGATCTGACGCTCTTTACCCGCCAGCTCGCCACGCTGGCGCAGGTGAGCCCGCTCGAGGAAGCGCTCCGCACGATTTCGCGGCAGACCGAAAAACCGCATGTCGCCCGCATATTGGGTGCGGTCCATGGCGGCGTGGTTGAGGGACGCCGCCTGTCCGAGGCGATGGGGCGCGAACCGAAGAGCTTTCCGCCGCTGTACCGCGCGATGATATCGGCGGGCGAAAGCTCGGGCACCTTGCCCGTCATCCTCGAGCGGCTGTCCGACCTGATGGAACGGCAGGCGCAGGTGCGCGGCAAGGTGATGAGCGCGCTCGCCTATCCGGTGGTGCTTGCGATCGTCGCGATGTTCGTCGTCATCGCGCTGATGATGTTCGTCGTGCCCAAGGTGGTGGAGCAGTTCGATTCGGTCGGGCAGCAGCTTCCCTTGCTCACGCGCCTGGTGATCGGCCTTTCCGAATTTCTGGTGAACTGGTGGTGGGCGCTGCTGCTGGGGCTGGCGCTATTCGGCGTCGGGGCGTGGCGGTTGCTGCAGGATCCGGGCCTGCGGCTGCGTTTCGATCGCGGACTGCTGGGGCTGCCGTTGATCGGGCGGCTGACGCGCGATCTGCACGCGGCGCGCATGGCGCGGACGCTGTCGACGATGGTGGCGAGCCGCCTGCCGCTGCTCGAAGGGCTGATCCTGACGACGCAGACCGTGCACAACCACGCGCTGCGTGCGGCATCGGAAGACATCGTCGAGGCCATTCGCGGCGGCGGTAGCCTTTCGGCGGCGCTGCGCCGCGCCAAGGTTTTTCCGCCGCTGCTCGTCTATCTCGCCGCGAGCGGCGAGGCGGCGGGCAAGCTCGACATCATGCTCGAACGCGCGGCCGATTATCTGGAACGCGAATTCGACGGGTTTACCGCGACTGCGCTGTCGCTGCTCGAACCGGCTATCATCGTCGTGATGGGCGGGCTGGTGGCGCTGATCGTTCTTTCCATCCTTCTTCCCATCCTGCAACTTCAGTCGCTTGCCGGCATTTGA
- the gspI gene encoding type II secretion system minor pseudopilin GspI, producing the protein MSANERGFTLIEMLVALAIFSLAALALLRLDSTILSNTGDLEEKTIAQIVARNIAVEAQADPVAPTLGKLSGETVNGGRRWLWERETLRPGDARLLRINISVKDEAGRNLAGLVVVRRVS; encoded by the coding sequence GTGTCGGCGAATGAGCGCGGCTTCACGCTGATCGAGATGCTCGTGGCGCTCGCGATCTTCAGCCTCGCGGCGCTCGCGCTGCTGCGGCTCGACAGTACGATCCTGTCGAACACCGGTGATCTCGAGGAAAAGACGATTGCGCAGATCGTCGCCCGGAACATCGCGGTGGAGGCCCAGGCCGATCCGGTGGCGCCGACGCTTGGCAAACTCAGTGGCGAGACGGTGAATGGCGGCCGCCGCTGGTTGTGGGAACGCGAGACGCTGCGCCCCGGCGATGCCCGTTTGCTGCGCATCAACATTTCGGTGAAGGATGAGGCCGGGCGCAATCTTGCCGGGCTTGTCGTCGTGCGGCGGGTGTCATGA
- a CDS encoding GspH/FimT family pseudopilin, with protein MQGSHEKGFTLVELMIVLALFGLMSAIVVVAMPDPRGRLRTDAERLAARILTVRDEAMIEGRDMRVLLDPLGYSFEARSGGAWAPLDQRALGRTEWAEGTRLAIGRDARGSVTFDSTGLASEAMAVRLFRSGEAVTVRIGQNGAVRVGE; from the coding sequence ATGCAGGGTTCGCACGAAAAGGGTTTCACGCTCGTTGAGCTGATGATCGTGCTTGCCCTGTTCGGGCTGATGTCCGCCATCGTCGTCGTCGCGATGCCCGATCCGCGCGGGCGGCTGCGCACCGATGCCGAACGGCTGGCCGCGCGCATCCTCACCGTACGGGACGAGGCGATGATCGAGGGGCGCGACATGCGCGTGCTGCTCGATCCGCTTGGCTACAGCTTCGAGGCGCGCTCGGGCGGCGCATGGGCGCCGCTGGATCAGCGCGCGCTGGGGCGGACCGAATGGGCGGAGGGCACCCGGCTGGCCATCGGCCGCGATGCGCGCGGCAGCGTGACGTTCGACAGCACGGGGCTGGCCAGCGAGGCGATGGCGGTGCGGCTGTTTCGGTCCGGCGAGGCCGTCACCGTCCGCATCGGGCAGAACGGAGCCGTCCGTGTCGGCGAATGA